One window from the genome of Lentibacillus daqui encodes:
- a CDS encoding IreB family regulatory phosphoprotein: MSSIDKTMKFNFSEEPFDQDIKEILLTVHGALKEKGYNPINQIVGYLLSGDPAYIPRYNDARNLIRKVERDEVIEELVKFYLEHQQEA; encoded by the coding sequence ATGAGCTCGATTGATAAGACGATGAAATTTAATTTTTCAGAGGAACCATTTGATCAGGATATTAAGGAAATTTTACTGACTGTTCATGGCGCACTAAAAGAAAAAGGATATAATCCAATCAATCAAATTGTAGGCTATTTATTGTCAGGTGACCCCGCGTACATTCCCAGGTATAATGATGCGCGAAATTTGATCCGGAAAGTCGAACGGGATGAGGTCATTGAAGAACTGGTAAAATTCTATTTGGAACACCAACAAGAGGCGTAA
- the ruvX gene encoding Holliday junction resolvase RuvX, with translation MKTMGLDVGSKTIGVAVSDALGWTAQGLTTIHWDEQDIGSADDELAQIVREHEVDKAVIGLPKNMNGTIGERGKASELYARHVESVHHIPAVLWDERLTTIAAERVLLEADVSRKKRKKVIDKMAAVMILQGYLDQNK, from the coding sequence ATGAAGACAATGGGCTTGGATGTTGGATCGAAAACGATTGGTGTGGCTGTAAGTGATGCATTAGGCTGGACAGCTCAAGGGCTGACAACGATTCACTGGGACGAACAGGACATTGGTTCAGCCGATGATGAGCTAGCCCAAATTGTCAGGGAACACGAGGTGGATAAAGCGGTTATCGGCTTGCCGAAAAACATGAATGGCACAATTGGAGAACGCGGGAAAGCTTCAGAATTGTACGCCCGGCATGTTGAGTCAGTGCATCATATACCAGCCGTTCTCTGGGATGAGCGGTTAACAACCATCGCTGCTGAGCGCGTGTTACTTGAGGCGGACGTCAGTCGCAAGAAACGAAAGAAGGTCATTGACAAAATGGCTGCAGTGATGATTTTGCAAGGGTATCTAGATCAAAACAAATAA
- a CDS encoding DUF1292 domain-containing protein, translating to MALEEKERIIIPDENGEEHLFEVLFTFDVDQTNQSYIAVVPAEQKDDDEVEVYAFRYEEKDSDDNDLQLFPIDSDEEWDMVEEMLNTLADEEDEQ from the coding sequence ATGGCATTAGAAGAAAAAGAACGAATTATTATTCCAGATGAAAATGGTGAAGAGCATCTTTTTGAGGTATTGTTTACCTTTGATGTTGATCAAACGAATCAGTCATACATTGCTGTTGTACCAGCCGAGCAAAAAGACGATGATGAAGTAGAAGTTTATGCGTTCCGCTACGAAGAGAAGGACAGTGATGATAATGATCTACAATTATTCCCGATTGATTCGGATGAAGAATGGGATATGGTTGAAGAAATGCTGAATACATTGGCAGACGAGGAAGATGAGCAGTAA
- the mltG gene encoding endolytic transglycosylase MltG, translating to MFKKTNRGKEKDKLMANEEAKTVRKIVATIIIAIVLILLVGGISGYMYVKSALKPVNPDSKKEINVQIPMGSSTSDIASILEDQGIVKDARVFRFYMKFKNESEFQAGDYTFMPSMTLNEIISSLKKGKMEKEAVYTVTIPEGKTIDQIAEIYAKKLPISKKAFLKKVNDPKYVKQLIKQYPDVLSDEILDSDIKTPLEGYLFAATYQFYDEDPNIDTIVQKMLKKTVKVVSPHLEEISKKDLTVHQALTMASLVENEASSEDQRQKIAGVFYNRLDAGMPLQTDPTVLYALGKHKDKVSLKDLKVKSPYNTYYIDTLPVGPISNFSESSLTATLDPEDSDYKYFLHDDKGHIYYAKTHDEHVQLKEKYIK from the coding sequence ATGTTCAAGAAGACAAATAGAGGAAAAGAAAAGGACAAGCTAATGGCAAACGAAGAAGCTAAAACGGTTCGAAAAATTGTTGCAACCATTATTATCGCGATTGTACTTATTCTTCTCGTTGGCGGTATATCAGGATATATGTATGTAAAATCTGCACTCAAGCCGGTTAATCCGGATAGCAAAAAGGAAATTAATGTCCAGATTCCAATGGGTTCTTCCACTTCCGATATCGCTTCTATTCTTGAAGACCAAGGAATTGTTAAAGATGCACGGGTATTCCGTTTTTACATGAAGTTTAAGAATGAATCGGAATTTCAAGCAGGCGATTATACATTTATGCCGTCCATGACGCTAAATGAAATTATTAGTTCGTTGAAAAAAGGCAAGATGGAAAAAGAAGCGGTTTATACAGTCACGATTCCTGAGGGAAAGACGATCGATCAAATCGCGGAAATCTATGCGAAGAAACTGCCGATTTCCAAGAAAGCTTTCCTGAAAAAAGTTAACGATCCCAAGTACGTTAAGCAATTAATCAAACAATATCCTGATGTCCTGTCTGATGAAATCCTTGACAGTGATATCAAAACCCCTTTGGAAGGATACTTGTTCGCGGCAACATACCAGTTTTATGATGAAGATCCAAATATCGATACGATTGTACAAAAAATGCTAAAGAAAACGGTGAAGGTCGTGTCACCACATCTAGAAGAGATTTCCAAAAAGGATCTCACTGTTCATCAAGCATTGACAATGGCTTCTTTGGTAGAAAATGAAGCGAGCTCCGAGGATCAGCGCCAAAAAATTGCTGGGGTTTTCTACAATCGTCTGGATGCAGGGATGCCACTGCAAACCGATCCAACAGTTTTGTATGCGTTAGGGAAGCATAAGGATAAGGTATCGTTAAAGGATCTGAAGGTAAAGTCACCATATAACACGTATTACATTGATACATTACCAGTTGGCCCGATTTCCAATTTCTCAGAAAGCTCACTAACAGCTACACTGGACCCGGAAGATTCCGATTATAAATATTTCCTGCATGATGATAAAGGACATATTTATTATGCAAAGACACATGATGAGCATGTGCAGCTTAAAGAAAAATACATCAAGTAA
- a CDS encoding O-methyltransferase, producing the protein MDASLRNYLTSLLPKQQDWVRKMEEQAKKDRVPIMEPVSMEFVMQLIRLQKPSRILELGTAIGYSALRMLDANPESMIVTIERDEERYRQAVTNVRAHNKQGQIDIMHGDALEIVSDVLVKGPFDMLFIDAAKGKYQQFFSLYSPVVVKDGLIITDNVLFKGYVDDPEKEHPRFKKLGQKIRNYNDWLISNPDYITSIVPIGDGVAMSVKKEGSMPDPWWKDQ; encoded by the coding sequence ATGGATGCAAGCTTGAGAAACTATTTAACCAGCTTATTGCCAAAACAGCAAGACTGGGTGAGAAAAATGGAAGAGCAGGCAAAAAAAGATCGTGTTCCAATTATGGAACCAGTCAGTATGGAATTTGTTATGCAGCTTATTCGCCTGCAAAAACCGTCACGGATTTTAGAACTTGGTACAGCAATTGGCTACTCCGCGTTACGAATGCTTGACGCTAATCCAGAATCAATGATTGTGACGATTGAACGGGATGAAGAACGATACCGGCAAGCCGTAACCAACGTGAGAGCGCACAATAAGCAAGGACAGATTGATATCATGCATGGGGATGCATTGGAAATTGTTTCGGATGTATTGGTAAAAGGTCCGTTTGATATGTTATTCATCGACGCTGCAAAAGGTAAATATCAGCAGTTTTTTTCTTTATATTCCCCTGTAGTTGTAAAAGATGGCTTAATTATAACTGATAATGTATTATTTAAAGGGTATGTGGATGATCCGGAAAAAGAACATCCACGGTTCAAGAAATTGGGCCAAAAAATACGTAATTACAATGATTGGCTGATAAGCAATCCTGATTATATAACATCCATTGTTCCTATTGGCGATGGTGTAGCAATGAGCGTTAAAAAAGAAGGGAGCATGCCAGACCCATGGTGGAAAGACCAGTAG
- the udk gene encoding uridine kinase, with protein MVERPVVIGVAGGTGSGKTTVTRSISQRFSDKTILVIEQDYYYKDQSHLPFEERLKTNYDHPLAFDNDLLIEHVKDLVHQKAIEKPVYDYKVHNRSQEVIHVEPKEVIILEGILILEDPRLVDLMDIKVFVDTDADLRMVRRLMRDIKERGRSLDSVIDQYINSVRPMHLQFVEPTKRYADIIIPEGGQNHVAIDIMATKIETILSKNRKMNG; from the coding sequence ATGGTGGAAAGACCAGTAGTAATTGGTGTCGCTGGAGGAACCGGAAGTGGAAAGACCACTGTAACCCGTTCGATTTCCCAGCGATTTTCTGATAAGACCATTCTTGTCATCGAACAGGATTATTATTATAAAGATCAAAGCCATTTACCCTTTGAAGAACGGTTGAAGACAAATTACGATCACCCGTTGGCATTTGACAATGATTTATTGATTGAACATGTCAAGGATTTGGTTCATCAAAAAGCAATTGAGAAACCTGTGTACGATTATAAAGTTCATAATCGATCACAAGAGGTCATCCATGTTGAACCGAAAGAGGTTATTATTTTAGAAGGGATATTAATATTGGAGGATCCACGATTAGTTGATCTGATGGACATTAAGGTATTCGTGGATACGGATGCTGACCTAAGGATGGTGCGTCGGCTCATGCGGGATATAAAGGAGAGAGGGAGATCGCTTGATTCGGTGATTGACCAATATATTAACAGCGTAAGGCCAATGCACTTACAATTTGTGGAGCCAACCAAACGATATGCCGATATTATTATTCCTGAAGGCGGGCAAAATCACGTTGCCATCGACATCATGGCTACCAAAATAGAAACGATTTTATCCAAAAATCGAAAAATGAATGGTTAA
- the greA gene encoding transcription elongation factor GreA, whose product MATEKSYYMTKEGKKKLEDELHYLKTDRRQEVVERIKVARGFGDLSENSEYDAAKDEQAFVESRITQVEKMIRNAVIIENDNEDPNIVSLGKSVTFTELPDGEEETYKIVGSAEADPFEGKISNDSPIAKSLLGHEVGEEVTVATPGGDMQVKITKVE is encoded by the coding sequence ATGGCTACAGAAAAAAGTTATTACATGACAAAAGAGGGGAAAAAGAAATTAGAAGATGAATTACATTATCTAAAAACCGATCGACGTCAGGAGGTTGTCGAACGGATAAAAGTGGCGCGAGGATTTGGCGACCTATCTGAAAACTCTGAATATGATGCTGCGAAAGATGAGCAGGCATTTGTAGAATCCCGGATAACCCAGGTTGAAAAAATGATCCGCAATGCAGTAATTATCGAAAATGATAATGAGGATCCTAATATTGTTTCGTTAGGGAAATCTGTTACTTTTACTGAGCTTCCAGACGGGGAAGAGGAAACATACAAAATTGTCGGCAGTGCCGAGGCAGACCCGTTTGAAGGAAAAATCTCCAATGACTCACCAATCGCTAAAAGCCTGCTTGGTCACGAAGTTGGTGAAGAGGTAACCGTTGCAACTCCAGGCGGTGACATGCAAGTCAAAATCACAAAAGTTGAATAA
- a CDS encoding YrrS family protein: MDDDNNKNSRVDRFEKRRKNTKWLSIMLVVGAVLVVLLIGTFIFGGNDEADKTSDEKQTSAEHASGTSDPDTTNKDSMDLSEGESSENDEQQADEQEHADNDQDEDTDKEKDEDTDKEKDETDTDKEEVKTKKVETSDDNNVAEAYKGNWKPVGTEQKGSHTTNYDEGTQDRKEMEEAAAVGAGLDPENMTAWWLGRAGDQKVTATVSGKNDPKTYRVHLTWVDDQGWKPTKVEVLKENDKK, translated from the coding sequence ATGGACGATGATAATAATAAAAATTCTCGGGTTGACCGATTTGAAAAACGGCGCAAAAATACCAAATGGCTATCGATCATGCTTGTTGTTGGAGCAGTGCTAGTTGTACTTTTGATTGGCACATTCATATTCGGTGGTAATGATGAAGCCGATAAAACATCTGATGAAAAGCAAACGAGTGCTGAACACGCTTCTGGCACCTCAGATCCCGATACTACCAACAAGGATTCAATGGATTTATCAGAAGGTGAATCGTCAGAAAACGATGAACAGCAAGCGGACGAGCAGGAACATGCTGATAATGATCAGGATGAAGACACTGACAAAGAAAAGGATGAAGACACCGACAAAGAAAAGGATGAAACAGATACTGATAAAGAAGAGGTAAAAACCAAAAAAGTTGAAACATCGGATGACAACAATGTTGCAGAGGCTTATAAAGGTAACTGGAAACCAGTCGGAACCGAGCAAAAGGGATCACATACAACCAATTACGATGAAGGAACCCAAGATCGCAAAGAAATGGAAGAAGCAGCTGCTGTCGGAGCGGGATTGGATCCGGAAAATATGACCGCATGGTGGCTTGGGCGTGCCGGAGACCAAAAGGTGACTGCAACAGTTTCAGGTAAAAATGATCCCAAGACCTACAGGGTACACTTAACATGGGTTGATGACCAAGGATGGAAGCCAACAAAAGTGGAAGTATTAAAAGAAAACGATAAAAAATAA
- the mtnN gene encoding 5'-methylthioadenosine/S-adenosylhomocysteine nucleosidase: MTIGIIGAMDEEIATLKANMKNKREITVANCLFVQGNLGNKDAVLLKSGIGKVNAAMAATILHERFSPSHVINTGSAGGFAKELDVGDAVISAQVVHHDVDATAFDYAYGQVPGMPAMYAADTELMEAAKQAMDNLHIRSKIGVIATGDSFMDDPERVGFVHDKFPDMLAAEMEAAAIAQVCYQYETPFVITRALSDIAGKQSSISFDAFLDKAAKNAAHLVMAMLEQL; encoded by the coding sequence TTGACAATCGGAATTATCGGCGCAATGGATGAGGAAATTGCCACTTTAAAAGCTAATATGAAGAATAAACGGGAAATAACTGTTGCCAATTGTTTATTTGTACAAGGTAACTTAGGTAATAAGGATGCTGTTCTCCTAAAGTCCGGAATTGGTAAAGTGAATGCCGCGATGGCTGCAACCATATTGCATGAACGTTTTTCTCCATCACACGTAATTAATACTGGCTCTGCCGGTGGATTTGCCAAGGAATTGGACGTTGGCGATGCTGTCATTTCGGCACAGGTTGTCCATCATGATGTTGATGCAACCGCTTTTGATTATGCATATGGACAAGTACCAGGAATGCCTGCTATGTACGCGGCTGACACGGAATTAATGGAAGCAGCAAAGCAAGCAATGGATAATCTGCATATACGATCAAAAATTGGAGTGATCGCGACAGGTGATTCTTTTATGGATGACCCGGAACGTGTTGGTTTTGTCCATGACAAGTTTCCTGACATGCTTGCCGCAGAAATGGAGGCAGCTGCCATTGCTCAGGTTTGTTATCAATATGAAACGCCATTTGTCATTACAAGGGCATTATCTGATATCGCTGGCAAACAATCATCGATATCATTTGATGCATTCCTCGACAAAGCTGCAAAAAATGCCGCCCATTTGGTCATGGCTATGCTGGAACAGTTATAA
- a CDS encoding YrhC family protein, which yields MISRQKLKEKLKDYRRFSVTLLIIGIYFYLGGIMDTYMEPMADGGILTLLSLIMVICSGWFMFRSRKIKMMLENW from the coding sequence ATGATCTCAAGACAAAAGCTTAAGGAAAAATTGAAAGATTATCGGCGATTTAGTGTTACATTGTTAATCATTGGTATTTATTTTTACCTGGGCGGGATCATGGATACGTATATGGAACCCATGGCTGATGGGGGCATACTCACTTTATTATCCCTGATCATGGTAATTTGCTCGGGATGGTTTATGTTTAGATCCCGTAAAATAAAAATGATGTTGGAAAATTGGTAA
- a CDS encoding glycosyltransferase family 2 protein gives MSVLLYIITVFFWGMILFYSLLTTAGVKQRSSKQQTIQLEHYPSVAVLIPAHNEGVVITDTLRAMSELRYPGKLEIYLLDDQSTDNTAEIVQEFSSVFSHIHYIPVPDGKPKGKSRVLNYGLHISDSYYFAVYDADNQPEPDALVRLVEAAETTGKAAGAVGYVKTKNMFTNVLTRMIGLEFQVFQLLMQSGRWALFKLGSLAGTNMLLKRAVLKELGGYDVHALAEDAELTVRITAAGYLLPVVANSRTFEQEPEKLRTFIKQRTRWLTGNIYLLEKSLHDFSHWKGKTFFLSIQHLMTYLLFVLLLLVSDVMFVIGLSGYEMPNIQVPIILLWSMSYIVYTSYFLAAIAVDRNVSLANIVFVFIMYFTYAQLFILLLLRSLKQYVWSRLKGTTIEWDKTKRFKQKGQTNEK, from the coding sequence ATGAGTGTGTTGCTATATATCATCACGGTATTTTTTTGGGGGATGATCTTGTTTTATTCTCTGTTGACAACTGCGGGGGTGAAACAACGGAGTAGTAAACAACAAACGATACAGTTGGAACATTACCCCAGTGTGGCCGTGTTGATCCCGGCACATAATGAAGGAGTTGTTATCACAGATACGTTGCGAGCCATGAGCGAGTTGCGCTATCCTGGGAAGCTGGAAATTTATTTGCTCGATGATCAGTCGACCGACAATACAGCGGAAATTGTGCAGGAGTTTTCCTCAGTGTTTTCTCATATTCATTATATTCCTGTGCCGGATGGCAAACCAAAGGGAAAATCACGCGTTCTGAACTATGGATTACACATCTCGGATTCGTATTATTTTGCTGTCTATGACGCTGATAACCAGCCTGAACCGGATGCGCTTGTTCGATTGGTCGAAGCAGCAGAAACCACGGGAAAGGCTGCCGGTGCGGTCGGTTACGTAAAAACGAAGAATATGTTCACCAATGTACTTACCAGGATGATCGGGCTGGAGTTTCAGGTCTTTCAGTTATTGATGCAATCCGGCAGATGGGCTCTGTTTAAACTGGGCTCGCTCGCAGGAACGAATATGCTTTTAAAGCGGGCGGTGTTGAAGGAATTGGGGGGATATGATGTCCATGCGCTGGCGGAGGATGCGGAATTGACGGTCCGGATCACTGCGGCCGGCTATCTCCTGCCTGTTGTGGCAAATTCCCGGACGTTTGAGCAGGAACCGGAAAAGCTTCGAACCTTTATTAAGCAGCGCACCAGGTGGCTGACAGGTAATATTTATTTGTTGGAAAAGTCACTTCACGATTTCAGTCATTGGAAAGGCAAAACATTTTTCCTGTCGATACAGCATCTCATGACCTATTTGTTGTTTGTTCTGTTGCTGTTAGTTTCCGATGTGATGTTTGTTATCGGTTTGTCGGGGTACGAGATGCCCAACATTCAGGTGCCCATCATATTGCTATGGTCAATGAGTTACATCGTTTATACGTCGTATTTCCTGGCTGCAATCGCTGTCGACCGCAATGTGTCTCTTGCAAATATTGTTTTTGTATTTATCATGTATTTTACGTATGCGCAACTGTTTATTCTGCTGTTACTCAGAAGTCTGAAACAGTACGTCTGGAGCAGGTTGAAAGGAACGACCATTGAGTGGGATAAGACGAAGCGGTTTAAGCAAAAGGGACAAACGAATGAGAAATAG
- a CDS encoding polysaccharide deacetylase family protein gives MTKQLIGFCLLIVLLCWLTLPSTGLAADKTKVLIVYDLKDNEHDEQVYMTDLLVGHFTQDITTLRADKLDEAELNDYSHLVYIHTNEKKPSGATIAKLDGFKGGIFHIGRYSEMFKFGSFLSFQGVGTATHIIDDQDELELDSAQTAIRYETDSNTDVLYDGKSGNTRFPLIFRHDDDMVVATDGVTEMIGNFAGEAMFDFFDAKKRGPQRYIRLEDVHPKSDKEKLKEIGDYLEQKGIPYMITLIPVYTNPRTGEEIHLSDEPKLVKILQNMQSHGASIILHGYKHQYRNTETGEGYEYWDEKNDRPIYQKKNEKALLRNDFGSEKAFQEFIKKGEAFEQKYISGTLDKGIRELNEQKLYPLAFEPSHYAMSLEGYREVANYFSTYVGEAQISNKTNEITFTTVFTSRASFLHGMKLVPETLGYVDPGNKDAIKDILDNEAYYSRFSDSQLGLFYHPYLGLDKLKTIIEELEQRENYPWFDLKQTQNKAETEGIVITSGKSGIDVSMSGKEKARSMFVRTWWVIPPAIIYLLIVIISIRGKKKKTNSLTGSQHGSLFAEQ, from the coding sequence ATGACGAAACAGCTTATAGGTTTTTGTTTGCTCATTGTATTGCTTTGTTGGCTGACACTGCCCTCTACTGGCTTGGCTGCGGATAAAACAAAAGTATTAATCGTTTACGATCTGAAAGATAATGAACATGATGAGCAGGTCTATATGACTGACTTGCTGGTGGGGCATTTTACGCAGGACATTACGACATTGCGCGCAGATAAACTGGATGAAGCAGAACTTAATGATTACTCGCACTTGGTCTATATCCATACGAACGAGAAGAAACCATCGGGGGCAACCATTGCAAAGCTTGATGGATTTAAAGGAGGGATTTTCCATATTGGGAGGTACAGCGAGATGTTCAAGTTTGGCTCCTTTCTCTCTTTTCAAGGCGTGGGAACAGCCACCCATATTATTGATGATCAAGACGAATTGGAACTGGATTCTGCGCAAACCGCTATAAGGTATGAAACCGACAGTAACACGGATGTACTGTATGATGGAAAAAGCGGCAACACCCGTTTTCCTCTTATCTTTCGGCACGATGATGATATGGTTGTTGCAACCGACGGAGTCACTGAAATGATAGGAAACTTTGCCGGTGAAGCTATGTTTGATTTTTTTGATGCAAAAAAAAGAGGGCCGCAGCGCTACATTCGCCTGGAAGATGTCCATCCCAAAAGCGACAAGGAGAAACTAAAAGAAATCGGGGACTATCTGGAGCAGAAGGGCATTCCCTATATGATCACTCTGATTCCTGTATACACAAATCCCAGAACGGGGGAAGAAATCCATTTATCCGATGAGCCGAAATTGGTCAAAATTCTCCAGAACATGCAGAGTCATGGCGCCAGTATTATCCTTCACGGCTATAAGCATCAGTATCGTAATACAGAAACTGGCGAAGGCTATGAATATTGGGATGAAAAAAACGACCGGCCGATCTATCAAAAAAAGAATGAAAAAGCACTGTTGCGCAATGACTTTGGCAGCGAGAAGGCTTTTCAGGAATTTATTAAAAAAGGAGAGGCGTTTGAACAGAAGTATATTTCCGGGACCCTTGATAAGGGCATCAGAGAACTGAACGAGCAAAAGCTGTATCCGCTTGCTTTTGAACCATCTCACTATGCCATGTCACTGGAAGGATACAGGGAAGTAGCTAACTATTTTTCTACTTATGTCGGTGAGGCACAAATTTCTAACAAAACGAATGAGATTACATTTACTACTGTCTTTACCAGCCGGGCATCCTTTTTACACGGAATGAAATTGGTTCCGGAAACGTTAGGCTACGTAGATCCGGGTAATAAGGATGCGATCAAGGATATATTGGATAATGAAGCTTATTATTCTCGCTTTTCCGATAGCCAATTAGGGCTGTTCTACCATCCTTATTTGGGCCTGGACAAACTGAAAACAATCATTGAAGAGTTGGAGCAGCGGGAAAACTACCCTTGGTTCGATTTAAAGCAGACACAAAATAAGGCAGAAACGGAAGGGATAGTTATTACATCAGGCAAAAGCGGAATCGACGTATCTATGTCTGGAAAAGAAAAGGCAAGAAGCATGTTTGTAAGAACGTGGTGGGTTATCCCGCCAGCGATCATTTATTTGCTGATTGTGATTATTTCCATTCGAGGCAAAAAGAAAAAAACAAACAGCTTGACAGGTTCGCAGCACGGATCGTTGTTTGCGGAGCAGTAG
- the sigK gene encoding RNA polymerase sporulation sigma factor SigK — protein sequence MSGILSVLALLVKEALFFVSYVKNHAFPQPLPPEEEAKYIKLMQDGDADARNKLIEHNLRLVAHIVKKFENTGEDMEDLISIGTIGLIKGIESFSVKKGTKLATYAARCIENEILMHLRALKKVKKDVSLHDPIGQDKEGNEISLIDILEAENTDVIEYIQLNMEIDKLKDYLTILTNREKEVIVYRYGLNDYKELTQREIAKKLNISRSYVSRIEKRALMKVFHEYFRKERRDQ from the coding sequence TTGTCTGGAATTTTAAGTGTGCTTGCTTTATTGGTTAAAGAAGCACTGTTTTTTGTATCTTATGTGAAAAATCATGCCTTTCCGCAACCTCTCCCGCCCGAAGAGGAAGCAAAGTATATCAAGTTGATGCAAGATGGTGATGCTGACGCCAGAAATAAGCTTATAGAACATAATTTACGTTTGGTCGCCCATATCGTTAAAAAGTTTGAAAACACTGGTGAAGATATGGAAGATCTGATTTCAATCGGCACAATTGGATTGATTAAGGGAATTGAAAGTTTCTCAGTCAAAAAAGGAACGAAGCTTGCAACTTATGCTGCTCGGTGCATTGAAAATGAAATACTGATGCATTTGCGTGCGCTGAAAAAGGTGAAGAAAGACGTTTCCCTCCATGATCCAATTGGGCAGGACAAAGAAGGAAATGAAATAAGCTTAATTGACATTTTAGAAGCTGAAAATACCGATGTGATCGAGTATATTCAATTAAACATGGAAATTGACAAGCTGAAAGATTATCTTACTATCCTCACTAACAGGGAAAAAGAAGTCATTGTGTACCGATATGGTTTGAATGATTATAAAGAGTTAACCCAGAGAGAAATAGCGAAAAAACTAAACATATCCAGAAGTTATGTATCACGAATTGAAAAACGGGCATTAATGAAGGTTTTTCATGAATACTTCCGTAAAGAACGGCGCGATCAATAA
- a CDS encoding sporulation histidine kinase inhibitor Sda yields the protein MEHLSDELLLESYQKANELNLSPDFIRLIEQEIQRRSLLTKKECSS from the coding sequence ATGGAGCATTTGTCAGATGAATTATTGTTGGAATCTTACCAAAAAGCAAATGAATTAAATCTAAGCCCTGATTTTATCCGCTTAATTGAACAGGAAATTCAAAGAAGGTCTTTACTAACTAAAAAAGAATGTTCCAGTTAA
- a CDS encoding YqeG family HAD IIIA-type phosphatase, giving the protein MLKKFLPNQHVKSVFDIHPDVLKQQGIKGIITDLDNTLVAWNVKDATPEIIQWFQLMKENNIKVTIISNNNEERVKIFSQPLDIPFLFRAKKPLGRAFKSAAKTMKLNKNEIVVVGDQLFTDVLGGNLCGFHTILVVPIVHSDGKLTRINRKFERRILRYMRKKGMVTWEE; this is encoded by the coding sequence TTGCTGAAGAAGTTTTTGCCGAATCAACATGTAAAGAGTGTATTTGACATTCATCCTGATGTTTTAAAACAACAAGGAATAAAAGGTATCATTACCGATCTGGATAATACACTTGTTGCTTGGAATGTGAAGGATGCAACACCTGAGATTATTCAATGGTTTCAATTGATGAAAGAAAACAATATCAAAGTAACGATTATTTCCAATAATAATGAGGAACGGGTAAAGATTTTTTCTCAACCACTTGACATCCCATTCTTATTTAGGGCCAAAAAACCTCTTGGCCGGGCGTTTAAATCAGCCGCCAAAACAATGAAGTTGAATAAAAATGAGATTGTCGTTGTCGGCGATCAGTTGTTCACAGATGTATTGGGTGGTAATTTGTGCGGTTTTCATACCATACTGGTTGTCCCAATTGTCCATTCGGATGGTAAACTAACCCGGATCAACCGAAAATTCGAACGCCGGATATTACGTTACATGCGGAAAAAAGGAATGGTAACTTGGGAGGAATAA